From a single Vallitalea longa genomic region:
- a CDS encoding IclR family transcriptional regulator → MQKGILQTVDRALTILEILSQEVNGLTAKEIEDKIELNKSTIHRLLVTLLNKGFVEKNNQTNRYIIGLKMVELSSIRLNNIELKTEALPYLREIAYKLNQPVQLATYLDGDAVFIEKIEPIHSIRVYSQIGKRLPVYCCSVGKALLLQWSDEKILNLLQGLEFTEFTPTTLTNSDSVLKEIQQARIDGYAIDNQEHEAGIYCIASPIYDYRGEIIAAVSTAGTNKEFIENHEADIIIKVKHTAEKISKRMGYRSKSNIK, encoded by the coding sequence ATGCAAAAAGGTATATTACAAACTGTTGATAGAGCCTTAACTATACTAGAGATATTATCTCAGGAGGTAAATGGACTAACAGCAAAAGAAATAGAAGATAAAATAGAGCTTAACAAAAGTACTATTCATAGATTGCTCGTAACACTATTAAATAAAGGATTTGTTGAAAAAAATAATCAAACCAATAGATACATAATTGGATTGAAAATGGTTGAGCTTAGTAGCATAAGATTAAATAATATCGAACTAAAAACAGAGGCTCTTCCATACCTTAGAGAAATAGCATACAAGCTTAATCAACCAGTTCAATTAGCAACTTATTTAGATGGAGATGCTGTTTTTATAGAAAAAATAGAACCAATTCATTCTATAAGAGTGTATTCCCAAATAGGTAAAAGATTGCCTGTATATTGTTGTTCCGTAGGAAAAGCTTTACTATTACAATGGAGTGATGAAAAGATATTAAACTTGTTACAAGGTCTTGAGTTTACTGAATTCACACCTACTACATTAACAAATTCTGACAGTGTTTTAAAAGAAATACAACAAGCTAGAATTGATGGATATGCTATTGATAATCAAGAACATGAAGCAGGAATATATTGTATAGCATCTCCGATATATGACTATAGAGGTGAGATAATAGCAGCAGTAAGTACAGCTGGAACCAATAAAGAATTTATAGAAAATCATGAAGCTGATATAATTATTAAAGTAAAGCATACTGCTGAGAAAATATCTAAACGTATGGGGTATAGGTCAAAATCAAATATAAAATGA
- a CDS encoding alpha-amylase family glycosyl hydrolase encodes MKIHQTLLLFILCIVILLTSCGNSSVNKNWFDDAVIYEVNLRQYTKEGTISAFKNHLPRLQELGVKVLWFMPIYPISKVKRNGSLGSYYSVQDYKAVNPEFGTFEEFKNLVQECHELGFKVILDWVPNHTGWDNEWVYDHPEWYTQMDGKIIQPAGTNWTDVADLNYNNLEMQKAMIDALSYWITEADIDGYRCDVAGKVPVDFWNKAITELNCIKPVFMLAEDGDNMSLLSNGFTANYGWPLLGAINKSSDGNGRALTIKRELLRVPVIYPDGTLPMNFLTNHDENSWNGTTTERLGSSVDAMNVLIFTSPGLPLIYSGQEASLNKRLEFFDKDEIDWSDLSKQDFYKNLIQLKKENPALWNNNIQGKLTFINTSNKQLLIFIRKKDDNTVITTINLSNKTINATCEFGEYAGEYNDYFNDEKISLSAEYNIDMTPFSYFVFVK; translated from the coding sequence ATGAAGATACACCAAACACTATTATTATTTATTCTTTGTATAGTAATCTTATTAACCAGTTGTGGAAATTCTTCAGTTAATAAAAATTGGTTTGATGATGCAGTAATATACGAAGTCAACTTAAGACAATATACCAAAGAAGGCACGATATCAGCTTTTAAGAACCACTTGCCTCGTCTACAAGAATTGGGAGTAAAAGTTCTATGGTTTATGCCCATATACCCTATCTCTAAAGTTAAACGTAACGGCTCCTTAGGTTCATACTATTCCGTACAAGATTATAAAGCAGTAAATCCAGAATTTGGTACTTTTGAAGAATTCAAAAACCTAGTACAAGAATGTCATGAATTGGGATTCAAAGTTATTTTGGATTGGGTACCAAATCACACTGGATGGGATAATGAGTGGGTTTATGATCATCCTGAATGGTATACACAAATGGATGGTAAAATCATTCAACCTGCTGGAACCAATTGGACAGATGTTGCTGATTTAAACTATAATAATCTGGAAATGCAGAAAGCAATGATTGATGCTCTTAGTTATTGGATTACGGAAGCTGATATTGATGGCTATCGTTGCGATGTGGCTGGAAAAGTTCCTGTAGATTTCTGGAACAAAGCAATTACGGAATTGAATTGCATTAAACCCGTTTTCATGCTAGCTGAAGATGGCGACAATATGAGTCTTCTATCCAACGGTTTTACAGCTAATTATGGATGGCCATTATTAGGAGCTATAAATAAATCATCCGATGGAAATGGACGTGCATTAACTATTAAACGAGAACTCCTAAGAGTTCCAGTAATTTATCCAGATGGTACATTACCTATGAATTTTTTAACTAATCATGATGAAAATTCTTGGAATGGTACCACAACAGAACGTTTAGGTAGTAGTGTAGATGCTATGAATGTACTTATCTTCACTTCACCAGGACTTCCTCTTATCTATTCAGGTCAAGAGGCCTCACTCAATAAACGATTAGAATTTTTTGATAAAGATGAAATTGATTGGTCTGATTTGTCAAAACAAGACTTCTACAAGAATCTTATACAACTTAAAAAAGAAAATCCAGCACTTTGGAATAATAATATCCAAGGTAAACTGACTTTTATAAATACTTCAAACAAACAATTATTGATTTTCATAAGAAAAAAAGACGACAATACTGTTATAACAACTATTAATCTTTCCAATAAAACTATAAATGCTACCTGTGAATTCGGTGAATACGCTGGAGAATATAATGATTATTTTAATGACGAGAAAATATCCTTATCAGCAGAATATAATATTGACATGACACCTTTTTCCTACTTCGTTTTTGTAAAATAA
- a CDS encoding DUF2500 domain-containing protein, whose protein sequence is MGFGGFSFFNTIFPIFFIIVFVIIIITVVKSLKEASYNRSQPKLTVNATVVAKRTHMTRRTGDNNRGFTHYYATFQFDKGDRLEMKVDSYKYGMLVEGDKGNLTFQGNKFYDFERNY, encoded by the coding sequence ATGGGATTTGGTGGTTTTAGTTTTTTTAATACGATCTTTCCAATTTTCTTTATTATTGTATTTGTAATCATAATTATTACTGTTGTCAAGTCATTGAAGGAAGCTAGTTATAATAGGTCTCAGCCGAAATTGACTGTTAATGCTACAGTAGTAGCTAAAAGAACACATATGACAAGAAGAACAGGAGACAATAACAGAGGTTTCACCCATTATTATGCTACTTTTCAATTTGATAAAGGTGATCGCTTAGAAATGAAAGTAGATAGTTATAAGTATGGAATGTTAGTTGAAGGAGACAAAGGAAATCTTACATTTCAAGGAAATAAGTTCTATGATTTTGAAAGAAATTATTAA
- a CDS encoding GNAT family N-acetyltransferase yields the protein MKTLETKRLILRNWKLSDSKDLFEYAQSELVGPNAGWKPHKNEDESIKIIEKFINDDDVYAIELKSENKVIGSIGIHKRYPDDKLKEPNQREIGYVLSPKYWGNGYVPEAVKQVIDYCLVDMKLDIIWCGHFDFNDRSKRVIEKCGFEYKFRKEELLERLDNKKVTTLFYNKVNEDR from the coding sequence TTGAAAACATTAGAAACGAAAAGATTGATTCTAAGAAACTGGAAATTATCTGATAGCAAAGATTTGTTTGAGTATGCACAAAGTGAGTTAGTAGGTCCAAATGCTGGTTGGAAACCTCATAAAAATGAAGATGAAAGTATTAAGATAATAGAAAAATTCATAAATGATGATGATGTATATGCAATTGAACTTAAATCAGAAAACAAAGTTATAGGAAGTATAGGAATACATAAACGTTATCCTGATGATAAATTAAAAGAACCGAATCAAAGGGAGATAGGATATGTTCTTAGTCCAAAATATTGGGGTAATGGATATGTTCCAGAAGCGGTAAAACAAGTAATCGACTATTGCTTAGTAGATATGAAATTAGATATTATATGGTGTGGACATTTTGATTTTAATGATAGATCAAAAAGAGTTATTGAAAAGTGTGGGTTTGAATATAAATTCAGAAAAGAAGAACTTTTAGAACGATTAGATAATAAAAAAGTGACTACTTTATTTTACAATAAAGTTAACGAGGATAGATAA
- a CDS encoding flavodoxin family protein has product MNITVVYGTERKGCTYNIAQQVINQINNAKVTEIFLPRDLPEFCISCLRCFSEKKGNCTHSDYTISIRKKLLAADLIILTSPVYSYHVTGQMKVFLDHFANMWMVHRPERDMFRKQGLVIATASGPVYRKSLKEMKDSLDFWGVAKTYKMGCAVFECNWKNVSPRIKEKVSKKTKKIADKVIRNNGKVKPCFRVRKWFLISSMLQKHIGSNPVDVEYWREQGWLNKKRPWKN; this is encoded by the coding sequence GTGAATATAACAGTAGTTTATGGAACTGAAAGAAAAGGATGTACTTACAATATTGCGCAACAGGTAATAAACCAGATTAATAATGCTAAGGTAACTGAGATTTTTCTACCAAGAGATTTACCGGAATTTTGTATATCATGTTTAAGATGTTTTAGTGAAAAGAAAGGTAATTGTACTCACAGTGATTATACAATATCAATACGTAAAAAATTACTTGCCGCAGATTTAATTATTCTGACTTCACCTGTATATTCATACCATGTTACAGGTCAAATGAAAGTATTTCTAGACCATTTTGCTAATATGTGGATGGTACATCGTCCCGAAAGAGATATGTTTCGTAAACAGGGGTTGGTAATAGCTACTGCTAGTGGACCTGTTTATAGAAAAAGTCTAAAAGAAATGAAAGATAGTTTAGATTTCTGGGGAGTAGCAAAAACATATAAAATGGGATGTGCTGTTTTTGAGTGCAATTGGAAAAATGTATCTCCTAGAATTAAAGAGAAAGTAAGTAAGAAAACCAAGAAAATAGCAGATAAAGTAATTAGGAACAATGGTAAAGTAAAACCTTGTTTCAGAGTTAGAAAATGGTTCTTAATTAGTAGTATGCTTCAAAAGCATATAGGTTCAAATCCTGTTGATGTAGAATATTGGAGAGAACAGGGATGGCTTAACAAAAAACGTCCATGGAAGAATTGA
- a CDS encoding GNAT family N-acetyltransferase, which produces MEDVYKICPVYKNEYITFRQTIMEDSKDLLRCYSDEKAVPLFNSDNCHGDDFYYNTLEKMKKAIGFWKFSYENRYFVRWTIILNSTNEIIGTIEMFHRTAEDEFNHYGVLRIDLDSKHENQKIIDAILEIVNDNFYNLFDVNVILTKAIPQAKDRILSLTKKGYVPLGKKFIVYDDYFLRVVNYLQK; this is translated from the coding sequence ATGGAAGATGTTTATAAAATATGTCCAGTATATAAAAACGAATATATTACTTTTAGACAAACAATTATGGAAGATTCAAAAGACTTATTGAGATGTTATTCGGATGAAAAGGCAGTTCCATTATTTAATTCTGATAATTGCCATGGAGATGATTTTTATTATAATACATTGGAAAAGATGAAAAAGGCAATAGGATTTTGGAAATTTTCCTATGAAAATCGATATTTTGTAAGATGGACTATAATTTTAAACAGTACTAATGAAATTATTGGTACTATAGAAATGTTTCATAGAACAGCAGAAGATGAATTTAATCATTATGGTGTCCTACGTATTGATTTAGACAGCAAACATGAAAATCAGAAAATTATTGATGCCATATTAGAAATTGTAAATGATAATTTTTATAATTTATTTGATGTTAATGTTATATTGACAAAAGCAATTCCACAAGCAAAAGATAGGATTTTGTCATTAACCAAAAAAGGATATGTTCCATTGGGTAAAAAATTTATTGTTTATGATGACTATTTTTTACGAGTGGTAAACTACTTGCAAAAATGA